TAAACGGGAGTAAATATCATATGCCCGCTCACCCCGTCCGTCTTGTTCAACCACCATAGGGACTAAATTCACTATTAAACCTCCATACCCGCATCTTTTTTCTCAACGGTCTTAATATTGGCATTCTGCTCGATAAAGTCAAATGCCTTTTTTTGCATCAATTCGATTTTGAGATTATCTTTTCTTTCTTCATCATCGTACATTTTCTTTATTGATTCATAATCCCGTTTATGCTGGACAGCTAAATCATTAAGATATTTTTCTATATCGTTTTCTTCGACTATTAATGATTCCTTCTCGGCAATCTTTTTTAAAAGCAGGAAAGATTTGACTGCTTTTTCGGCATCATCCTTAAATTTATCATGCATTTTCAGGCTAAATTCCATCGCTTGTTCTTCATCTATGCCGGCTGAAATCATTCTTCTCTGATTATCGGCCATCATATAATAAATTTGTCTTTCCACAAGCGAAGGAGGTACTTCAAAATCGTTCTCCTTGATCAATTTTTCCGTAATAGTATTATGCAAATTAACATTAGCCATTTGCTGATTCTTTTCTTCTAAAGAAGCACGAACATCATTTTTAAACTCTTCAAAAGTATTATATCTTTCAAAGTTTTTTATAAAACTTTCATCATTATCAGGTAATTTCTTTGCCCTGATACTTTTTACAAATACATTAAACACCACTTCCTGACCGGCAAATTTACTTTCATGGTAATCAGCTGGAAACGTTACTTTAATCTCCTTTTTCTCTTCTTTTTTAGCACCGATTAACTGTTCCTCAAAACCGGGAACAAATTTCCCCGAACCGATTTCCAGAAAATAGTTTTCGGCATTTAATTCTTTGAACGATTCTCCATTTAAACTTCCTTCAAAGTCGATTACAACAAAATCACCCTTAACTACTGCGCGATCCTCTTTAACCTCCTCCATAGTGGCAAACATTTGCCTTATTTCGTCAATTCTTTTCTTAATATCATCATCTGTTATTTTAAATTCTTCTTTTTCTAAATCAATTCCTTTGTAATTTTTAGGTTCGAATTCCGGTTCGGTTTCAAAAGATGCGGTAAAAGCAAAATTTGCATTTTCTTTTATGCCTTCCTGATTAATTTCAGGTTGCGAAATAGGAACAATTTTTCTGTCTTCCAAAGCTTGCCAATAATATTTATTGACAATATTTGTTGTTGTTTCTCCTTCCGCCTGATCTTTAAAATAAGTTTCTAATACCTTGCGGGGGATTTTACCCGGGCGGAAACCTTTAAGCTTGGCCTTCTTCCCAACATCGTGATATACAGCATCCAACTCATTTTTAACCTCATTCCAGGGTATTTCCAACGACAATTTTTTCTTTACAGGACTCAAGTCTTCTATTTTTACTACGACCTCGCTCACTATAGTATCTCCTTCTTTATTGAAATATTTACAAGTTTCCGCTGAACACTGGTGCGAGAGAGGGGATTTGAACCCCTATCCGCTTAGGCGGGCTGGATCCTAAGTCCAGTGCGTCTGCCAATTCCGCCACTCTCGCCCGGGAATTTTATATATTCATTACGCACACAATTGTCAACGCGGATTATTTTTGTAATTACAAACAAAACCAGTTAAATTAAGCCTCTTGTGAATTTATGTATTTGATTATACGCTTTTATGCAAGAGAAATGTCTTTACGAAGAGGACGCTGTTAATGGGCACAAACAGAAGTTCTCCAGCCATAAAATACTCGCAAAATTTAACAAAAGAAAAGGGGATAACCCCCTTTAAATTGGTTAACCCCTTATTTTCATTGGTCGGGGCGAGTGGATTTGAACCACCGGCCCTCTGAACCCCATTCAGATACGCTACCAGACTGCGCCTTACAGTAAAACCCTGTCAAGAGCAAATCCATCAATGTTGTGTGTAATGATCACCCTTAATTCTCAATTAATACTCATAGGAAATCATCAACGTGCGCTACTTTACAGAGAATAATTTTATTGACATTAAAGCTTTATATATGTTAATTAAATAGCTGGAAAGTATTAATTAAATTTACATTTTGTTTAATATCTCCTATTATTTTCGTCATTTTAATATAAATGCCAGATTTACTGTCCTTGAAGGAGTTATCCTTGAAATTACAAGAAGTTAAAGAAATACTTGATGCTGATGTAATTGTCGGCGCGGAAAAATTGGATATGGAAGTCCAGACAGCTTTTGGAGCTGATTTGATGAGCGACGTTCTTGCTTTTGCGAAAGCAGGCAGTCTTTTGCTAACAGGTCTGACCAATTCCCAGGTCATTAAAACAGCTGCTACCAGGAATATTGCTGCCATTATCTTAGTTAGAGGGAAACAACCTTCTCTCGAAGCTGTCAACATGGCTAAAGAACTTCAGATTCCCATTCTAGCCACAAAATATATTTTATTCGAAACGGCTGGCATTCTTTATACTAAGGGTATAGTTGGTTGCCTGAAAAAAGTAAAAAGTGACAGTTTGTATAAAGAAGAATACATTGACAGTAAAGTTTAATATATGATACTAAAAACAACAATTTAATTTTGATATTTAAGTAAAAAAAACGAAATGTGTTTCTCGTGAGGATTAGATATTGAAACTGAAAGACGTAAAAGAAATACTTGATGCCGAGATCATAGTCGGTACGGAAAAATTGGATATGGAAGTCAAAACAGCTTTTGGGGCTGATTTGATGAGCGACGTTCTTGCTTTTGCAAAAGCCGGCAGTCTTTTGCTAACAGGTCTTACCAATAGCCAGGTAATCAGAATAGCCAATGTTATGGATATTGCCGCTATAATATTAGTTAGAGGGAAAAAACCTCCTATCGAAACAATTAATCTAGCCAAAGAATTTAAAATTCCTGTCCTAACAACCAAGTATATTTTATTTGAAACTGCCGGCCGTCTTTATACTAAAGGCATAGTTGGTTGTCTGGAACAAGTTGAAGATCACCGTGCAAACAGCTGAAAGTGAAAATCATTCATATAAGAATAGTTTTGATGTTGAAGGTGGTAATTTTGATAATGCAGGATCGGTTTCCACGCAAATAAAATCTATTCTCAAAAACATTGGTTTACCTAATAACATAATCAGGAAAGCAGCCATTGCCTGTTATGAATCAGAAATTAACATCGTATCTTATGCCCGGAAAGGGATTATCAATCTGACTGTCACTCCCAAGACTGTCGAATTTGATATCATCGATGAAGGACCCGGAATACCCGACATTGAATTAGCAATGGAGCAAGGTTATTCTACCGCAGACCGACAGATAAGAGAGATGGGATTTGGCGCCGGTATGGGACTTTATAATATCAAATGTTCTTCTGACATATTCAACCTTTCGTCGGAAGTAGATAAAGGAACTTTTCTGAAAATAATTATTAATATCTCTTAACTCATCAAGGATTTACTATGAACGTCGAAACTATCGTTAAAGAATTAAATTTAAAAGTGAGGTCTGTGTCAGACAAACTTAATAATAATGTCACAGGAGGTTATACGGGAGATCTTCTTAGCGATGTTATCGCAAATTCTCACGAGGGAGATATCTGGATAACAAGGCAGGTACACCAGAATATTGTTGCCGTAGCAAGCCTGAAGGAACACGCATGTATTGTATTAACTAATTCCTGCGAACCAACTCAGGAAACTTTAGAAAAAGCAAATCAGGAAAAAATACCCATAATTGTTTCTGATTTGCCTGCCTTTGAGTTAACTGGCAAAATCTATAATCTATTAGGGAAAAAAGATTAATTTACGGCAGCCACTTCAATGACCATGTGTTGGATGGTCATTTTTTAACACCATTTCTCTTTCCTGGCTAACTTTGTTGTCAGCGTCGCAGACTTTCTCACCGTATGTATATTTCACAATTCCAGCGTATATTTTTTTGTCTCATTTTTGTTGTAACGCTGCCTTTTGTTCAACGGTGAGAAGAACGTATTAAAAAATTATATCTTAACCTTAATTGATATCGTCAAGGTGGCAATTTTTCTAAAAAGGTATAATTAACAGGAAGGACCCATGCTGAAAGTTTTCAACTGTGATCTACACGTACACACTTGCCTTTCACCTTGTGCCGAACTTGATATGCACCCTATGCCGTTGGTAAAAAAAGCCTTGGAAACCGAGCTCAATATTATTGCCATTTGTGATCACAATTCTTCAGCAAATGTTCCTTATGTAATCAACGCCGCCCAGGGAAGCAATCTGAAAATACTGCCCGGTATGGAAATCACAACAATTGAAGAAGTCCACCTGCTGGCCATATTTGATTCTGTTTCAAATCTTACGTTAATGCAAAATATTATTGATCAGCATCTTAAAGGAGAAAATAATGAAGATAGTTTTGGTGTTCAGGCTATAGTCAACGAAAAAGGCGAAGTGGAGGGCATAAATAATCAATTGCTGATCGGCGCAACTGACATATCTCTGGATAAACTGATTGGTTATATACACCAATTTGAGGGATTAGCCATTGCCGCACATATAGACCGGGAAAGTTTTAGTGTTCTGAGTCAGCTTGGATTTATTGATGATAATTCCGGATTTGACGCTCTGGAAATAACACCTCGTACTGGTTTTGAACAGGCCAGAATTAAATATCCGGAACTCTTTAAATATTCATTTATTATTTCCTCAGATTCTCATTTTGTTAAGGATATCGGATCGGCAATTACACGAATCATTCTACAGGAACCATCTGTTGCCGAATTAAAAATGGCTTTTAAA
The sequence above is a segment of the Deltaproteobacteria bacterium HGW-Deltaproteobacteria-2 genome. Coding sequences within it:
- the tig gene encoding trigger factor: MVSEVVVKIEDLSPVKKKLSLEIPWNEVKNELDAVYHDVGKKAKLKGFRPGKIPRKVLETYFKDQAEGETTTNIVNKYYWQALEDRKIVPISQPEINQEGIKENANFAFTASFETEPEFEPKNYKGIDLEKEEFKITDDDIKKRIDEIRQMFATMEEVKEDRAVVKGDFVVIDFEGSLNGESFKELNAENYFLEIGSGKFVPGFEEQLIGAKKEEKKEIKVTFPADYHESKFAGQEVVFNVFVKSIRAKKLPDNDESFIKNFERYNTFEEFKNDVRASLEEKNQQMANVNLHNTITEKLIKENDFEVPPSLVERQIYYMMADNQRRMISAGIDEEQAMEFSLKMHDKFKDDAEKAVKSFLLLKKIAEKESLIVEENDIEKYLNDLAVQHKRDYESIKKMYDDEERKDNLKIELMQKKAFDFIEQNANIKTVEKKDAGMEV
- a CDS encoding anti-sigma regulatory factor; this encodes MQTAESENHSYKNSFDVEGGNFDNAGSVSTQIKSILKNIGLPNNIIRKAAIACYESEINIVSYARKGIINLTVTPKTVEFDIIDEGPGIPDIELAMEQGYSTADRQIREMGFGAGMGLYNIKCSSDIFNLSSEVDKGTFLKIIINIS
- a CDS encoding serine kinase, with the protein product MNVETIVKELNLKVRSVSDKLNNNVTGGYTGDLLSDVIANSHEGDIWITRQVHQNIVAVASLKEHACIVLTNSCEPTQETLEKANQEKIPIIVSDLPAFELTGKIYNLLGKKD
- a CDS encoding histidinol-phosphatase encodes the protein MLKVFNCDLHVHTCLSPCAELDMHPMPLVKKALETELNIIAICDHNSSANVPYVINAAQGSNLKILPGMEITTIEEVHLLAIFDSVSNLTLMQNIIDQHLKGENNEDSFGVQAIVNEKGEVEGINNQLLIGATDISLDKLIGYIHQFEGLAIAAHIDRESFSVLSQLGFIDDNSGFDALEITPRTGFEQARIKYPELFKYSFIISSDSHFVKDIGSAITRIILQEPSVAELKMAFKKQNGRYVMEQ